A part of Ignavibacteria bacterium genomic DNA contains:
- a CDS encoding UPF0365 family protein yields the protein EAFRNGNLGIMDYYRIKNIQADTNMRDSLSKGNNIDSK from the coding sequence TGAAGCTTTTCGCAATGGTAATCTGGGCATTATGGATTACTATCGAATAAAAAATATACAAGCCGACACCAATATGCGCGATTCTTTATCAAAAGGAAATAATATTGATTCAAAATAA